TTTAAATCCTTCTAGAATGGCTGAATATATGGTTAAATTCCAAGAAGTGGCTGATTTTATTAATCGTGCTTATTATCCTGATTTAATTATGGCTGCAAAAGCTTATTCTAAAGAAGCAAGTGTGCTAAATGATGTAGGGGTAAATAATTTCTATACCGAAAAAGAATTCCAAGTTTCTAAAGATGAATGGTTATTTGAAGGTGGTATTATTAGAAATGGTGATTTAAGTAAAGTAGAAGAGGTAGATGAAGCAAAAATTACTGAAGAAGCTACAAGAGCTTGGTATGCAGATAATGAAGCATTACACCCATATGATGGTAAAACAAATCCAAACTACACAGGCTTGGTTGATGGTGAAAGTATTGATGATAAAGGCAATATGGTCCATAGTAAAGTATTTGATACCAAAGGAAAATATAGTTGGATTAAAGCTCCAAGATATGAAAATTTACCTATGCAAGTAGGGCCTTTAGCAAATATTTTAGTAAATTATGCAAAAGGAAATAAAATCGTAGTAGAAGCGGTTGATTCATTCTTAAAAGCTACAAATTTACCAGTTCAAGCATTGATGAGTACTTTAGGAAGAACAGGTGCTAGAGCAATAGAAGCAAAAATTATTGCTGATCATGGTTTAAAAGCTTTTAATTCTTTAGTAGAAAATTTAAAAACAGATGAAAGCACTTGTGCTACTTATGTGATTGATAAAAATAAAGAATACAAAGGTAGATTTATGGGTAGTGCACCTCGTGGTGCATTGAGCCATTGGTGTAGAATTAAAAATGGTGTAATTGAAAATTGGCAAGCAGTTGTTCCTTCTACTTGGAATGCAAGTCCTAAAGATGCAAATGGAGTAGGTGGAAGTTACGAGCAATGTCTTATAGGTACAAAACTAGCTGATGTTAAACAGCCTTTAGAAGTAATAAGAGCTATTCATTCTTATGATCCTTGTATAGCATGTGCTGTGCATGTTATGGATACTAAAGGTAATAATCTTAGCGAGTATAAAGTAAATGTAAATTTATAAGGAAAGAGGACTTTAGTATGGATTCTAAACATTCCTTAAAATCAAATAGAAAGGCCGAATACGAATTTAGTATAGGCCTTCGTTTTACACATTGGTTAAGAGCAGTTGCAATTGTGATTTTAGTAGGAACAGGATATTATATTTCATATGTATTTCAAACCCCTTCTATATCATCAGAGCCGACTTTATTTATGCAAGCAAAATATCGCATGGTTCATCAAATTTTTGGATTTATTTTGATTGCGTGTGTTATTTTTAAGACTTACTTGTTCTTTTTTGATTCTAAAAGTGCAAATGAAAGAAGAAGTATAAGAGATATTTTTAATGTAAAATTATGGATAGAGCAAATTAAATTTTACATTTTTTTAGGAAAACATCCTCATTTGCAAGGTGTGTATAATCCTTTGCAATTTGTGACTTATTTATTCTTTTATCTTGTTATGTTTGGACTTATTTTAACAGGCTTGATTCTTTATATGCATGTATATCATGAAGGTTTAGGTGGGTTTTTGTATAATATTTTAAGACCTATTGAAATAATGTTAGGCGGATTAGCTGATGTTAGAACTTACCATAGAATTTTAATGTGGATTGTGTTAATTTTTGTTCCAGTGCATATTTATATGGCTGTGTTCAACTCAGTTAAAGGTAAAGATGGTGCTTTAGATGCTATCTTTAGTGGTTACAAATTTGTAAGAGAAAATCATTGAAATTATTGATTTTAGGTATTGGTAATATTATGTTTGCAGATGAGGGCTTAGGCGTTCATCTTTGCAAACTTTTAGAAAAAAATTATAAGTTTTATCATGAAAAAGATTGTGTTGATTTTGTAGATGGTGGAACTTTAGCTTTGCAGCTTAGCTATATCATTGCTAAGTATGATGAAATGGTTGTGATTGATTGTATTGCAGCAGATGATGCTAATATTGGAGATGTATTTTTCTTTCCTTATGATGCAATGCCAAAAAAAGTCAATTGGAGTGGTAGTGCACATGAGGTTGAAATGCTTCAAACTCTACAATACATGGAGCTTATGGGAGATTTACCTAAAACTCAAATTTTAGCT
The genomic region above belongs to Campylobacter peloridis LMG 23910 and contains:
- a CDS encoding nickel-dependent hydrogenase large subunit, translated to MSKRIIIDPLTRIEGHLRVEVVVDENNVIKEAYSGSTLWRGLETIVKGRDPRDAGFLTQRICGVCTFSHYRAGIIAVENALGITPPLNAVLTRTLMNAALYMHDHPVHFYQLHGLDFVDVVSALSADVKKASDEAFKYTDTPYATGADKLLEVQQRLKTFVDKGNLGPFANAYYGHATYRFTPEQNLIALSHYLECLRIQRTIAQAMAIFGAKNPHPQSLTVGGVTCVMDLLNPSRMAEYMVKFQEVADFINRAYYPDLIMAAKAYSKEASVLNDVGVNNFYTEKEFQVSKDEWLFEGGIIRNGDLSKVEEVDEAKITEEATRAWYADNEALHPYDGKTNPNYTGLVDGESIDDKGNMVHSKVFDTKGKYSWIKAPRYENLPMQVGPLANILVNYAKGNKIVVEAVDSFLKATNLPVQALMSTLGRTGARAIEAKIIADHGLKAFNSLVENLKTDESTCATYVIDKNKEYKGRFMGSAPRGALSHWCRIKNGVIENWQAVVPSTWNASPKDANGVGGSYEQCLIGTKLADVKQPLEVIRAIHSYDPCIACAVHVMDTKGNNLSEYKVNVNL
- the cybH gene encoding Ni/Fe-hydrogenase, b-type cytochrome subunit, giving the protein MDSKHSLKSNRKAEYEFSIGLRFTHWLRAVAIVILVGTGYYISYVFQTPSISSEPTLFMQAKYRMVHQIFGFILIACVIFKTYLFFFDSKSANERRSIRDIFNVKLWIEQIKFYIFLGKHPHLQGVYNPLQFVTYLFFYLVMFGLILTGLILYMHVYHEGLGGFLYNILRPIEIMLGGLADVRTYHRILMWIVLIFVPVHIYMAVFNSVKGKDGALDAIFSGYKFVRENH
- a CDS encoding [NiFe] hydrogenase maturation protease HydD; this translates as MKLLILGIGNIMFADEGLGVHLCKLLEKNYKFYHEKDCVDFVDGGTLALQLSYIIAKYDEMVVIDCIAADDANIGDVFFFPYDAMPKKVNWSGSAHEVEMLQTLQYMELMGDLPKTQILACVPKRIEPLSFELSKEVLNALEKMEKILLDFLEKKGFTYERIANYNIQELALNSYKS